A genomic stretch from Pomacea canaliculata isolate SZHN2017 linkage group LG2, ASM307304v1, whole genome shotgun sequence includes:
- the LOC112556148 gene encoding uncharacterized protein LOC112556148 — MRGLPMAWSLLYKQLLCLDSATRPTREQTSFAKQATYQVLVVNRQLRCHHRPSYHHPTTLACHLSSSIFRQANKMMRVAVAMSLLVVSFLCVATTASPVWKPQGRFGKRLDSSSLLLDSLKTPVSGEIEFPVETLASSERPSFLRVMVRPCTVSGVAGYPPCGWNAAVAEESTGSI, encoded by the exons ATGCGTGGGTTACCAATGGCCTGGAGTTTGCTATATAAGCAGCTACTGTGTCTGGATTCGGCCACTCGTCCGACAAGAGAGCAAACAAGTTTTGCCAAGCAAGCGACCTACCAAGTCCTTGTGGTCAACAGACAACTTCGCTGTCACCACAGACCGAGCTACCATCATCCTACAACCCTAGCCTGCCATCTGTCTAGTTCCATCTTTCGCCAAGCCAATAAG ATGATGCGCGTGGCTGTTGCTATGTCTCTCCTGGTGGTGTCCTTCCTGTGTGTGGCAACGACAGCATCGCCAGTGTGGAAGCCCCAGGGCAGGTTCGGAAAGCGGCTTGACTCCAGCTCCCTCCTGCTCG attCACTGAAGACGCCTGTGAGTGGAGAAATTGAGTTTCCCGTAGAAACCTTGGCTTCTAGTGAGCGCCCAAGCTTTCTTCGCGTAATGGTCAGACCATGCACAGTCAGCGGGGTGGCTGGCTACCCACCATGTGGCTG GAACGCGGCCGTGGCAGAGGAGTCCACGGGAAGCATCTAA
- the LOC112556621 gene encoding uncharacterized protein LOC112556621, producing MIQKKSHQKTKKKRTAAGGKKTTIGAKTRTPAALGAAINSLARIRKTATSGQSKTTLSREMNRKHKAEDQFKDDGFSTRNKYPPKISAVEENAAVGEVLSLKNEPLDPEYYLNAGELPSPTEAILDLKPVFLREAEPECAHSQQCGKNIKEEFEIELNPDWCPDDDKDERTMPLGDIKSRGLKEDAEPLGGEYIESWHAGKVDCTLVTLGDPEMVTWLPTTEGLEQNTTAGSKCAAQPQSKPDGLKAAVASDKENGGTDVELPTLSRNDLTESVDCEQSSNVGEQQTVTPAGAHCTVVAAVDASDGSGRGGTAAVLAGVAGASSEETYFTETSLARHEVLKMLLATTPVGALPVIAHSSKPTFNGSTGQTLLPLTSNGTQQSFTGHSPRNASSQSIIVLTSPSSDCSSQKLLFVPSTCAQNSVSSGHTIVLLNPSSSEQIPSERTPGGCGDQKTNIFLCQNCGNKIVGQDMLRQHLLRCPMSGSLGLSLPPGPSQTSAVIVSQTDQRPILPKEIVVVVSPKAPVPQAHGVLTNDEGSTGEASETHLEVERPFKCDHCYSRHQKLSHLRIHVVRAHGKPDPLLCPVCGRQFQKQSTFNIHVNTHSSDTPFACPQCPKAYKSAATLKSHLRQHTGERPYQCPICSRLFSELQHVKRHQLTHTRDGPLKCPECPATFLVPSSYKIHLRVHTGERPFPCHLCEKAFRDRSALNVHLRIHTRENPHQCQVCGATFQSSGGLKQHTLGHVGISPYECQRCGVTCGSRGALKRHMRFHSRTTAADAQDDDDGVQASEAASKPSSRSQHRKRRGESEKEEDSVKRREEIGALSVMADDTLTTSSLGAK from the exons ATGATACAGAAAAAGTCAcaccagaaaacaaagaaaaaacgtACAGCTGCAGGTGGCAAAAAAACGACCATAGGTGCAAAGACAAGAACTCCTGCTGCACTTGGTGCTGCGATTAATTCACTTGCCAGGATTAGGAAGACAGCAACAAGTGGCCAAAGCAAAACCACACTTAGTAGGGAAATGAATAGGAAACATAAAGCTGAGGATCAGTTCAAG GATGATGGTttttcaacaagaaataaatatccCCCCAAAATATCAGCTGTAGAAGAAAACGCCGCTGTTGGTGAAGTCTTAAGCCTGAAAAATGAACCATTAGATCCAGAATACTATTTAAATGCTGGAGAACTGCCGTCGCCCACCGAGGCCATTTTAG ACTTAAAGCCTGTTTTTCTACGCGAAGCTGAACCAGAATGCGCACACAGTCAACAGTGTGGCAAGAATATCAAGGAGGAGTTCGAGATAGAGCTGAATCCAGACTGGTGTCCTGAcgatgacaaagatgaaagaactATGCCTCTTGGAGACATAAAAAGTCGTGGGCTAAAGGAAGACGCAGAACCTTTAGGAGGAGAGTATATAGAGAGTTGGCACGCGGGGAAAGTTGACTGTACACTGGTCACATTAGGGGATCCAGAAATGGTAACTTGGCTGCCTACCACCGAGGGGCTGGAACAGAACACGACAGCAGGTTCTAAATGCGCGGCGCAGCCTCAGTCAAAACCTGATGGTCTCAAAGCCGCGGTTGCTTCCGACAAGGAAAACGGTGGCACAGACGTTGAGCTTCCTACGTTATCAAGGAATGATCTCACTGAATCCGTTGACTGTGAGCAGTCGTCGAACGTAGGTGAACAGCAGACAGTCACCCCTGCTGGTGCTCATTGTAccgttgttgctgctgtggaTGCTTCTGATGGGAGTGGAAGAGGTGGCACTGCTGCAGTTCTTGCTGGCGTTGCTGGTGCTAGCAGCGaggaaacatattttacagaaacgTCGCTTGCCAGACACGAGGTTCTGAAAATGCTGTTAGCGACCACACCAGTTGGAGCACTGCCTGTCATTGCCCATTCCTCGAAACCAACTTTCAACGGCAGTACGGGGCAGACGTTATTGCCGTTGACCTCTAACGGTACACAACAGTCCTTCACAGGACACTCGCCGAGGAACGCTAGCAGCCAGTCCATAATTGTCCTTACATCTCCGTCTTCAGACTGTAGTAGCCAGAAGCTATTGTTTGTGCCTAGCACCTGTGCACAGAACTCTGTATCCTCTGGCCATACAATAGTGCTGTTAAACCCTTCGTCAAGTGAGCAGATACCTTCTGAACGAACACCTGGGGGTTGTGGGGatcagaaaacaaatatttttctttgccaaAATTGTGGGAATAAGATCGTAGGCCAGGACATGTTAAGACAGCATCTCCTGAGGTGCCCCATGAGTGGAAGTCTAGGGCTGTCATTACCACCTGGGCCAAGCCAGACGTCGGCCGTCATTGTCAGTCAGACCGACCAAAGACCCATCCTTCCGAAGGAGATCGTGGTGGTTGTCAGCCCCAAGGCGCCAGTTCCGCAAGCCCACGGAGTGTTGACGAATGACGAGGGATCGACAGGGGAGGCAAGCGAGACCCACCTTGAGGTGGAGCGACCGTTCAAGTGCGACCACTGCTACTCGCGTCACCAGAAACTGTCGCACTTGCGGATCCACGTAGTGCGGGCGCATGGAAAGCCCGACCCGCTGCTGTGCCCTGTGTGCGGGCGGCAGTTCCAGAAGCAGAGCACCTTTAACATCCACGTGAACACGCACAGCAGCGACACGCCCTTCGCCTGCCCCCAGTGCCCTAAGGCCTACAAGTCCGCCGCCACCCTCAAATCACACCTGCGACAGCACACTGGGGAGCGGCCCTACCAGTGTCCGATCTGCTCCCGCCTCTTCTCGGAATTGCAGCATGTGAAGCGGCACCAGCTGACGCACACCCGCGACGGTCCGCTGAAGTGCCCAGAGTGTCCCGCCACTTTCCTGGTGCCTTCCTCCTACAAGATTCACCTGCGTGTGCACACGGGCGAGCGGCCGTTCCCCTGCCATTTATGCGAGAAAGCCTTCCGCGACCGCTCGGCGCTCAACGTGCACCTCCGCATCCACACACGCGAGAATCCGCACCAGTGCCAGGTGTGTGGCGCCACCTTCCAGAGCTCCGGCGGCCTCAAGCAGCACACGCTGGGCCATGTCGGCATATCGCCGTACGAATGCCAACGTTGCGGCGTGACCTGCGGCTCCCGCGGGGCCTTAAAGCGGCACATGCGCTTCCACTCGCGCACTACTGCAGCTGATGCacaagacgacgacgacggcgtACAGGCATCCGAGGCGGCCAGCAAGCCATCCAGTCGCTCGCAGCATAGGAAGAGACGAGgggagagtgagaaagaagaggatAGTGTAAAAAGGAGAGAGGAAATAGGAGCGCTGAGTGTGATGGCCGATGATACATTGACTACAAGCTCGCTGGGTGCAAAGTAA